The Sphaerochaeta sp. genomic sequence TCATTCCACAATCGTCACGGTATCTTCCCTGACCTTCCATTCGGAAGAGGGAGCGACGGCGGCATACCCTACGGCAAGGATGGCTGTCGGAACATAGCCGGCGGGAACGCCGAACGAGGAATAGTCCCCAGGCGTCCTGCTGATACGGTTACACCACACCGACGAAAGCCCCAGCGCGTGGGCGGCCTGCATCATGTTGGTCATGGCGCACCCGGTATCCTGGCCGGCGAATGAATTTCCCTGCTGGATGGAGACGATGATCAACGTGGGAGCCTGATAAAAGCTGCCGCCTTTCCCATCTCCGCCGATGGCCAGATCCAGCGCGGAGATCTTCTCTTCATTGCGCAGGACGGTGAAATGCCACGGTTCCTGATGCATGCCGTTGGGGGCGTAGCGCCCCGCTTCGACCACCTGCATCACCAGATCCATCGGGACCTGCTTCTTCATGTACGCCCGCACACTGCGGCGGGACAACAACGATTTTACTACGGTATTCATGAGGTTTTCTCCTTCCCTTCCTTTTCCTGCTTTTGCTCTTTCTGCTCTGTCTGTTGGGCGATGATCCGTCCCATCGGGACGAACCCTTCCCCCATCACCTGGTAGGTCTCATGGACGAACACAAACGCCGTGGGATCCTCGTCTTGGACGATCCTGAGGAGCCGGTTGATCTGCTGGTTGTGCACCACCGCCAAGAGGATGGTCCGCTGCTTGCCGGTGAAGATACCAACCCCGGTGAGCAACGTGCCGCCATGGTGCAGCTCTTTGATGATCCGCTCCCCGATCCTCTGGTGCTTCTCGCTGATGATGTACGCCGTCTTGGCGTACTTCGTTCCGATGGACATCACCATGAAGTTGATCATCTGGCTGGACAGATACAGCTGGATGATGGCGAACAGGCCCCGTTCCAGTCCGAAGACGGCGAAGCCTGCCAGAATGATACAGGCATCGGTGAGGAACAGACAGGTCCCCAGGTTCATCGGCGTGTATTTGTTCAGGATCTGGGCGATGATGTCCGTGCCGCCGGTGTTGGAACCACTGCGCATCACGATGCCGATGCCACTGCCAAGCAGCACCCCGCCGAAGACGGCGGCAAGCAGCGTGTCCATCCGGTCCCCGTAGGTCAGGATTCCATTGTAGCCGGTCAGATTGCCGAACAGGCTGACGAACGCCGACAGGCTCACCGCACCAACCAGGCTCTTCACTCCATAATAGGCGCCGAACACATGCATGCCGATCAAGAACAACGGAACGTTGATCATCAGCATGGAAAGACCAGGATCCCATCCCATCGTATGGTACAGGATCGTGGCGATGCCGTTCACCCCTCCACCGGCGATCTTCGCCGGCGTGGTGAAAACACCTACAGAGAATCCGGCCAGCATCGTGCCGACCAGAATGTACAGATACTCCCGAACAATGTGCCGGTTTTTCATCAGTCAGGCCGCCGGTCTCCAAAGACCAACGTGGCCGAAGGCCGGTCGATGAACAGGTCACAACCGTTATGCCAGCGAAGCATGGCGCACGGCGCGAACGGGGAAGCTTCGTCGAACAGGCACATCGCAACCGCCTTCGCCTTGCGCAGGTCAGGCACCGTCGCAATGATCTTCCTCGCCTTCAGCACCTGCCGGACACTCATCGTGATGGCCTGCTGCGGCACGGCATCCATCTGGGGGAACCATCCCTCGGTGACCTGCTGTTTGCGACACCGGTCAGCCAACGTCACCTGGATAAACGGCTCCTCCGTCTGGATCTTCGCCGTGGGAGGATCGTTGAACGCGATGTGTCCGTTCTCACCCACCCCGATGAACGCCACGTCCACCGACGTATGGGCGATCAAGGCATTGAGCCGTTCGATCTCCTTCTCAACGTCCGGAGCATTGCCGTCAATATAATGCATCGCCCCCAACGTGGGGACTTTGCTGACAAAATAGGTCTTCAGGTAGGAACGGAAGCTTGCCTTGTCCGTCTCAGAAAGCCCAACGTACTCATCCACATGGAACGCCTCGACCTTCTCCCACGGAATATCCTGCTCCACCAAACGGGAGAGCATGTCCAGCTGGGACAGCCCTGTGGAAAGGACGATCACCGCCTTTCCCCGCTTGCGGATCGCTTCCTTGATCCACCACGCGCCAAGATTCGCCGCGCTTTCGGCGAGACTTGCCTTGTCATCACACAATACCACACGCATACCAACGCCTCTTTGCCATTGTATACCGCAACCCCATGCTTCTGCATAGGGGGTCAGACGAACACTTCCTCACTGTTCTTCGCCTGCTGCACGTAGGACTGCAGCGGAATCGCCACCCGACGGAACACATCGGTCAGCGGTACGGAGCCGAACAGGGAAAGCACCTGCTGGTTGAATCCGAAATCAGCCGTAATGGTGGTTACCTTCTGACGGGCCATCTGCCGGGCGAACGCGTCGAACATCAGGCGGAACAACCCCATGCCACGATACGTCGCGTCCACCCCGTAGAACACCAGATTCGCCTCATTATCCTTCACCCCGTAGATCATCATCCCACAGATCTCGCCGGCTGCGCTGCGTGCGAACACGTAGCGCTTTTCCGAAAGTTCCCTCAGGTTGCGCGTCACCAGATCGGGGATTCCTCCGTCGGAGAGGAGACGGGAGAACAGCGCGTCTCCATCCCCCCCACGTTCCGCAAACTCCACGGAGAAATCCTCCAGGAGCAGATCCCCCAATCCTTCCTGATCCTCATCCGTCTCTGATCCGGAAAGGGCGATGGCCCCCCGCTCCTCACGGTACCAGGCGGTCACCACCTTCTCCATCTCATGTTGCTTGAACCCATACCAGGCCTGAAGCAGGCTGCCCTGTTCGGAAAGCACGTCCTTGAACCGACGAAACACCCCTTTGCCCCCCTGCAACGTGGTGGACAACCGATCGCGATAGTACGGATTACGCACCTTATCGATGAATTTTTCCATCAGACGGAACCCATCGGCGCTGGTCCAGTCGGGGAGGTCCAGATACCGGTCTTCCTCGTCCTCATCGGCGTCGATCGCATCGCGTTCGGTGACCAACGCCTCCTTCAGATCCAGGCAGGATTCCGTCTCCTGGTTCTCCATGGCGAAGATGATCTGATCCAGCAATTCGAGGTCAATGCCGGCATGGAATATTTACTTTGCATAGCGTTATTTTACGGCCTGCCGGCCATTTCATCAACCTTGACAATCAAGCCGAAAGAATATGATAGTATACAGGTGAACTTAGATATCCTAACTTATGATAACGAGGAGTTAATCGTATGAGCACAATTGAAAGCATCGAAGCAAGGGAAATCCTTGACTCTCGCGGAAATCCGACCGTGGAGGTCGAAGTTACGTTGGAAGACGGTTCCATGGGACGGGCTGCTGTTCCGTCCGGCGCGTCCACCGGTGTGCACGAAGCGGTGGAGCTTCGTGACGGCGACAAGAAGCGCTATGGTGGCAAGGGCGTGCTGAAGGCCGTTGAAAACGTCAACGAAGTGATCGCCCCGGAGTTGGAGGGTATGGACGCCCTTGACCAGGTGGCCATCGACCGCACGATGATCAAACTGGACGGCACCCCGAACAAGAGCAAGCTGGGCGCCAACGCCATTCTCGGCGTTTCCATGGCCGTGGCTCGCGCCGCCGCCGATTATCTTGCCGTCCCCTTGTTCCGCTACCTCGGTGCCTATCACTCCTGCATCCTTCCCGTTCCGATGGCCAACATCCTCAACGGTGGT encodes the following:
- a CDS encoding nitroreductase family protein; this encodes MNTVVKSLLSRRSVRAYMKKQVPMDLVMQVVEAGRYAPNGMHQEPWHFTVLRNEEKISALDLAIGGDGKGGSFYQAPTLIIVSIQQGNSFAGQDTGCAMTNMMQAAHALGLSSVWCNRISRTPGDYSSFGVPAGYVPTAILAVGYAAVAPSSEWKVREDTVTIVE
- a CDS encoding UPF0158 family protein, yielding MLDQIIFAMENQETESCLDLKEALVTERDAIDADEDEEDRYLDLPDWTSADGFRLMEKFIDKVRNPYYRDRLSTTLQGGKGVFRRFKDVLSEQGSLLQAWYGFKQHEMEKVVTAWYREERGAIALSGSETDEDQEGLGDLLLEDFSVEFAERGGDGDALFSRLLSDGGIPDLVTRNLRELSEKRYVFARSAAGEICGMMIYGVKDNEANLVFYGVDATYRGMGLFRLMFDAFARQMARQKVTTITADFGFNQQVLSLFGSVPLTDVFRRVAIPLQSYVQQAKNSEEVFV
- a CDS encoding YitT family protein, which codes for MKNRHIVREYLYILVGTMLAGFSVGVFTTPAKIAGGGVNGIATILYHTMGWDPGLSMLMINVPLFLIGMHVFGAYYGVKSLVGAVSLSAFVSLFGNLTGYNGILTYGDRMDTLLAAVFGGVLLGSGIGIVMRSGSNTGGTDIIAQILNKYTPMNLGTCLFLTDACIILAGFAVFGLERGLFAIIQLYLSSQMINFMVMSIGTKYAKTAYIISEKHQRIGERIIKELHHGGTLLTGVGIFTGKQRTILLAVVHNQQINRLLRIVQDEDPTAFVFVHETYQVMGEGFVPMGRIIAQQTEQKEQKQEKEGKEKTS
- a CDS encoding 6-phosphogluconolactonase, giving the protein MRVVLCDDKASLAESAANLGAWWIKEAIRKRGKAVIVLSTGLSQLDMLSRLVEQDIPWEKVEAFHVDEYVGLSETDKASFRSYLKTYFVSKVPTLGAMHYIDGNAPDVEKEIERLNALIAHTSVDVAFIGVGENGHIAFNDPPTAKIQTEEPFIQVTLADRCRKQQVTEGWFPQMDAVPQQAITMSVRQVLKARKIIATVPDLRKAKAVAMCLFDEASPFAPCAMLRWHNGCDLFIDRPSATLVFGDRRPD